The following coding sequences are from one Buchnera aphidicola (Nippolachnus piri) window:
- a CDS encoding NADH-quinone oxidoreductase subunit J family protein has translation MNFLFYFLTFFSIFFTVLVLYVRHPMYMLLFFILSLFSISGIFFLIGDFFVGAIEIIIYAGAIMVLFLFILMLINIKKESKKKIFKRKKILYYIILIIFLVCFFCYNIFFLLNYWNIKFFYKTFSLKSIGIYLFRKHLYIVELSSLILFTATILVCFFITIYKKNLLISKQDK, from the coding sequence ATGAATTTTTTATTTTATTTTTTAACTTTTTTTTCTATTTTTTTTACAGTATTAGTATTATACGTTCGTCATCCAATGTATATGTTATTATTTTTTATTTTATCTTTATTTTCTATTTCTGGAATATTTTTTTTAATTGGGGATTTTTTTGTTGGAGCAATAGAAATTATTATTTATGCTGGAGCTATTATGGTTCTTTTTTTATTTATTTTAATGTTAATTAATATAAAAAAAGAAAGTAAAAAAAAAATTTTCAAAAGAAAAAAAATTTTATATTATATAATTTTAATTATTTTTTTAGTGTGTTTTTTTTGTTATAACATATTTTTTTTATTAAATTATTGGAATATAAAATTTTTTTATAAAACTTTTTCTTTAAAAAGTATTGGTATTTATTTATTTCGTAAACATCTTTATATAGTAGAATTATCTTCGTTAATTCTTTTTACAGCAACAATTTTAGTATGTTTTTTTATCACAATATATAAAAAAAATTTATTAATTTCTAAACAGGATAAATAA
- the nuoK gene encoding NADH-quinone oxidoreductase subunit NuoK, with the protein MISLYNSIFFSLILFFLGFISLIIRRNFFFMLISLEIMTNSIAFLWVIVGKYWGNIEGQIMYIVIVTIAASEASVALMIMLNIYQKYKTLNINKLSENNK; encoded by the coding sequence ATGATTTCATTATATAATAGTATTTTTTTTTCCTTAATATTATTTTTCTTAGGATTTATCTCTTTAATTATACGAAGAAATTTTTTTTTTATGTTAATTAGTTTAGAGATTATGACTAATTCTATTGCATTTTTATGGGTGATAGTAGGAAAATATTGGGGAAATATTGAAGGTCAAATTATGTATATAGTAATTGTTACTATAGCAGCTTCTGAAGCTAGTGTAGCTTTAATGATAATGTTGAATATTTATCAAAAATATAAAACATTGAATATTAATAAATTAAGTGAGAATAATAAATGA